The Croceicoccus marinus genome contains a region encoding:
- a CDS encoding bifunctional 2-C-methyl-D-erythritol 4-phosphate cytidylyltransferase/2-C-methyl-D-erythritol 2,4-cyclodiphosphate synthase: MVDRSGADRNDTDRQGETIAGIIVAAGSGSRAGLGTPKQYAPYGRTTVLGHAVAMLRKAISGPILIVIPPGDEDAARGAIGDSGAISFVFGGATRQGSVRAGLEALAALPSPPTSVLIHDAARPDLPGCVAERLIAALRERSGAIPVLPVVDSMVEASGSIMGAPARREELRRVQTPQAFRFGDILAAHRAWEGPPSAGDDAQVLRKAGHEVALVDGDARLAKLTFKEDFAMPPSPVPAFRTGSGYDVHRLEPGDHLWLCGVRIEHDRTLAGHSDADVALHALTDAILGAVAIGDIGDHFPPSDPQWKGAASHIFLTHAVRLAEENGYRLANCDLTIICEAPKVGPHRMAMRERLAELLAVDISVISVKATTTERLGFTGRGEGIAAQAQVLLMKAA; encoded by the coding sequence ATGGTTGATCGAAGCGGGGCTGATCGAAACGACACCGATCGACAGGGCGAAACGATCGCCGGGATCATCGTAGCCGCCGGCAGCGGATCGCGCGCCGGGCTGGGCACCCCCAAGCAATATGCGCCCTATGGCAGGACCACCGTGCTGGGTCATGCCGTAGCCATGCTGCGTAAGGCGATTTCCGGCCCGATCCTGATCGTCATACCCCCCGGCGACGAGGATGCAGCGCGCGGCGCCATCGGCGATAGCGGTGCAATTTCCTTCGTCTTCGGCGGTGCCACGCGGCAGGGTTCGGTAAGGGCCGGGCTGGAAGCGCTGGCTGCGCTCCCCTCGCCCCCGACATCGGTGCTGATCCATGATGCGGCGCGGCCAGACCTGCCGGGCTGTGTCGCCGAACGGCTGATCGCGGCGCTTCGGGAAAGATCGGGGGCGATTCCCGTTCTACCTGTCGTGGACAGCATGGTCGAAGCCAGCGGTAGCATCATGGGCGCGCCCGCGCGGCGGGAAGAGCTGCGCCGCGTCCAGACGCCCCAGGCCTTTCGCTTTGGCGACATACTCGCGGCGCATCGCGCGTGGGAAGGCCCGCCGAGTGCCGGCGACGACGCGCAGGTGCTGCGCAAGGCCGGGCATGAGGTGGCGCTGGTGGACGGCGATGCGCGGCTGGCCAAGCTGACCTTCAAGGAAGATTTCGCGATGCCCCCTTCCCCCGTTCCCGCTTTTCGCACCGGCAGCGGCTATGACGTGCACCGGCTGGAACCGGGCGACCATCTCTGGCTTTGCGGCGTGCGGATCGAGCATGACCGGACGCTGGCCGGGCATAGCGATGCCGATGTGGCGCTGCATGCGCTGACCGATGCGATCCTGGGTGCCGTCGCCATCGGGGACATCGGCGATCATTTCCCGCCCAGCGATCCGCAATGGAAAGGCGCCGCGTCGCATATCTTCCTGACGCACGCGGTCAGGCTGGCGGAAGAGAATGGCTACCGCCTGGCCAATTGCGACCTGACCATCATCTGCGAGGCGCCCAAGGTCGGCCCGCACCGAATGGCGATGCGCGAGCGGCTTGCAGAGCTGCTGGCTGTTGACATCAGTGTCATTTCGGTGAAGGCGACCACCACCGAACGGCTGGGCTTCACCGGCCGCGGTGAAGGCATCGCCGCGCAGGCACAGGTCCTGCTGATGAAAGCGGCATGA
- a CDS encoding type II toxin-antitoxin system RatA family toxin — translation MPNIRETRELDYSAEQMFDLVADVASYPQFLPWVVAIRVRTNSETEMVADMMVGFKALRERFTSKVYKQRPDRIMVEYVDGPLSNLENVWRFEPLDGGRCRIHFCVEFTFRNRVFEALAGQYLDRAFRKMVGAFETRAQALYGRSNSSAHSAA, via the coding sequence ATGCCCAATATTCGCGAAACGCGCGAGCTCGACTATTCGGCCGAGCAGATGTTCGACTTGGTGGCCGATGTCGCCAGCTACCCGCAGTTCCTGCCCTGGGTGGTCGCCATCCGCGTGCGCACCAACAGCGAGACCGAGATGGTCGCCGACATGATGGTCGGCTTCAAGGCCCTGCGCGAGCGGTTCACGTCGAAGGTGTACAAGCAGAGGCCCGACCGGATCATGGTCGAATATGTCGACGGTCCGCTGTCCAACCTGGAAAACGTCTGGCGGTTCGAACCGCTGGACGGCGGTCGCTGCCGCATCCATTTCTGCGTCGAGTTCACGTTCCGCAACCGCGTGTTCGAGGCGTTGGCGGGCCAGTATCTCGACCGGGCTTTCCGAAAGATGGTCGGCGCGTTCGAAACCCGCGCGCAGGCCCTTTACGGCAGAAGCAATTCCAGCGCGCACAGCGCGGCCTGA
- the cysK gene encoding cysteine synthase A, translating into MKADNVLATIGNTPHIRLSRLFPDHEVWVKSERANPGGSIKDRIALAMVEAAEKSGALKQGGTIIEPTSGNTGIGLAMVAAVKGYKLVLVMPESMSIERRRLMLAYGATFDLTPKENGMKGALQRARELVDETPGAWMPQQFDNEANPAIHVATTAREILADFADTPIDVMITGVGTGGHLTGCAEAMKAVWPTMKAYAVEPALSPVISGGQPGPHPLQGIGAGFIPENLHTQSIDGAISVDADEAKDMARKSASVEGLLVGMSSGATLAAIAKKLPELDKGTRVLGFNYDTGERYLSVPDFLPA; encoded by the coding sequence ATGAAGGCCGACAACGTCCTCGCCACGATCGGCAATACGCCGCATATCCGCTTGTCGCGACTGTTCCCGGACCACGAGGTCTGGGTAAAGTCCGAGCGTGCCAATCCCGGCGGTTCGATCAAGGACCGCATCGCGCTCGCCATGGTCGAGGCTGCGGAGAAGAGCGGCGCGCTGAAGCAGGGCGGCACGATCATCGAGCCGACGTCGGGCAATACCGGCATAGGCCTTGCGATGGTCGCTGCGGTCAAGGGCTACAAGCTGGTCCTCGTCATGCCCGAAAGCATGTCGATAGAGCGGCGCCGCCTGATGCTGGCCTATGGCGCGACTTTCGACCTGACGCCCAAGGAAAACGGCATGAAGGGCGCGTTGCAGCGTGCCCGCGAACTGGTGGACGAGACGCCGGGGGCATGGATGCCGCAGCAGTTCGATAACGAAGCCAATCCCGCCATCCACGTCGCGACCACCGCGCGAGAGATCCTGGCCGATTTCGCCGATACGCCCATCGACGTGATGATCACCGGCGTCGGCACCGGCGGGCACCTGACGGGCTGCGCCGAGGCGATGAAGGCGGTCTGGCCCACGATGAAGGCCTATGCGGTCGAACCCGCGCTTTCGCCGGTAATTTCCGGCGGGCAGCCCGGCCCTCACCCGCTGCAGGGCATTGGTGCGGGCTTCATTCCCGAAAACCTTCACACGCAGTCGATCGACGGCGCGATCTCGGTCGATGCGGACGAGGCCAAGGACATGGCGCGCAAGAGCGCTTCGGTGGAAGGGCTGCTGGTCGGCATGAGTTCCGGGGCCACCCTTGCCGCGATCGCGAAGAAGCTGCCCGAGCTGGACAAGGGCACGCGCGTGCTGGGATTCAACTACGACACCGGGGAACGCTACCTTTCGGTGCCGGATTTCCTGCCCGCTTGA
- a CDS encoding methyltransferase domain-containing protein, which yields MDIPPSPPKIFSRKRRVAARLRMQSMADTGSGVATVARELAEDVVDRLGFLREDFESALVLGDRTGALARHLEEGGTHAISADPAPLPGVRVIDEEAPLPGGPFSLIVSLGLLDTVNDLPGALVLIRRALKPGGLMIASFGAAGSLSGLRAAMLQADGERPAPRIHPQVDVRAAGQLLTRLGFADPVVDGWGFDVDFESFDQIVGDLRAQGLNNVLANSGPHLSRKAVHTARTQFEARREADGLIRERFEFVTLTGRNPAPRF from the coding sequence ATGGATATCCCTCCCTCACCGCCGAAGATCTTTTCCCGCAAGCGCCGCGTCGCAGCGCGGCTGCGCATGCAGTCCATGGCCGATACGGGTAGCGGCGTCGCCACCGTCGCGCGGGAACTGGCCGAGGACGTCGTAGACCGGCTTGGCTTCCTGCGCGAGGACTTCGAAAGCGCGCTGGTTCTGGGCGACCGGACCGGAGCGCTTGCCCGCCATCTTGAGGAAGGCGGTACGCATGCGATCTCCGCCGATCCCGCACCCTTGCCCGGCGTCAGGGTCATCGACGAGGAAGCGCCACTGCCGGGCGGCCCCTTTTCGCTGATCGTGAGTCTCGGCCTGCTGGACACGGTGAACGACTTGCCCGGTGCGCTGGTGCTGATTCGGCGAGCGCTTAAGCCGGGCGGGTTGATGATCGCCAGCTTTGGCGCCGCGGGCAGCCTGTCCGGATTGCGCGCAGCCATGCTGCAAGCCGATGGCGAGCGTCCTGCACCGCGCATCCACCCGCAGGTCGATGTCCGCGCGGCGGGCCAGTTGCTGACGCGACTGGGTTTCGCCGATCCGGTGGTGGACGGTTGGGGCTTCGATGTCGACTTCGAAAGCTTCGACCAAATCGTGGGCGACCTGCGAGCGCAGGGATTGAACAATGTGCTCGCCAATTCCGGCCCGCATCTGTCGCGCAAGGCCGTGCACACCGCCCGCACGCAGTTCGAAGCGCGGCGCGAGGCAGACGGGCTGATCCGCGAGCGCTTCGAATTCGTGACGCTGACGGGGCGGAACCCCGCCCCGCGCTTCTAG
- the lipA gene encoding lipoyl synthase: MNEITKPADMRPPIQRKPDWIRVKAPTSKGYAETRRLMRDLKLNTVCEEAACPNIGECWTKKHATVMILGDVCTRACAFCNVKTGMPRMVDPMEPMNVAIAAGEMGLEHIVITSVDRDDLPDGGAGQFVKVIEELRKRAPNTTIEILTPDFRGKMKASIKAICEARPDVFNHNLETVPRLYPTIRPGARYYASLRLLEEVKANDPSIFTKSGIMLGLGEQRLEIHQVMDDMRSADIDFLTMGQYLQPTPKHARVVDFVTPQQFGALGSIARAKGFLQVASSPLTRSSYHAGDDFAEMRAAREAQLAKQGGEPAKVPGKKQWVRDSSAPAE; this comes from the coding sequence ATGAACGAGATCACCAAACCCGCCGACATGCGCCCGCCCATCCAGCGCAAGCCCGACTGGATCCGGGTGAAGGCCCCGACCAGCAAGGGCTATGCCGAGACGCGGCGCCTGATGCGCGACCTCAAGCTGAACACGGTTTGCGAGGAAGCGGCCTGCCCGAACATCGGCGAGTGCTGGACCAAGAAACACGCGACGGTGATGATCCTGGGCGACGTGTGCACGCGTGCCTGCGCGTTCTGCAACGTCAAGACCGGCATGCCGCGCATGGTCGACCCGATGGAGCCGATGAACGTGGCCATCGCCGCGGGCGAGATGGGGCTCGAGCATATCGTCATCACCTCGGTCGACCGCGACGACTTGCCCGATGGCGGCGCGGGCCAGTTCGTCAAGGTGATCGAGGAACTGCGCAAGCGCGCACCCAATACCACGATCGAGATCCTGACGCCTGATTTCCGCGGCAAGATGAAGGCGTCGATCAAGGCGATCTGCGAAGCGCGCCCCGACGTATTCAACCATAATCTGGAAACCGTGCCGCGGCTCTATCCCACGATCCGGCCGGGCGCGCGCTATTACGCGTCGCTTCGCCTGCTTGAGGAAGTGAAGGCGAATGATCCGTCGATCTTCACCAAGTCGGGCATCATGCTGGGACTGGGCGAGCAGCGGCTGGAGATCCACCAGGTGATGGACGACATGCGCAGTGCCGACATCGACTTCCTGACGATGGGCCAGTATCTGCAGCCGACGCCCAAGCACGCCAGGGTCGTTGATTTCGTGACCCCGCAGCAGTTCGGCGCGCTGGGTTCGATCGCACGGGCCAAGGGCTTCCTGCAGGTCGCTTCCAGCCCGCTGACGCGGTCCAGCTATCACGCGGGCGATGACTTCGCCGAGATGAGGGCCGCGCGCGAAGCACAGCTGGCGAAGCAGGGCGGCGAGCCCGCCAAGGTCCCCGGCAAGAAGCAGTGGGTCCGCGACAGCAGCGCCCCCGCCGAATAG
- a CDS encoding carbonic anhydrase yields MPDSPVQSVLTEGYRRFREKSWHPQRDRWIQLKEGQSPKVMVIACSDSRVDPSQIFDVDPGEMFVVRNVAAMVPPFETTPGHHGVSAALEFAVQVLEVEEVLVLGHGMCGGCKAALTQSMHGAEPGRGGFIADWIELLDDARDEVAHDHGTEGREAELAMEQAAVKVSLENLRSFPCVQSKEAKGTLKLRGAFFAISDGILHWLDEGSGKFTPVR; encoded by the coding sequence ATGCCCGACTCACCAGTACAGTCCGTCCTTACCGAAGGTTACCGCCGTTTCCGCGAGAAGAGCTGGCACCCCCAGCGCGACCGCTGGATCCAGCTCAAGGAAGGACAGTCGCCCAAGGTGATGGTCATCGCCTGCTCTGACAGCCGGGTCGATCCCAGCCAGATATTCGACGTCGATCCGGGCGAGATGTTCGTGGTGCGCAATGTCGCCGCCATGGTTCCCCCGTTCGAGACGACGCCCGGCCATCACGGCGTGTCCGCCGCACTGGAGTTCGCCGTCCAGGTGCTTGAGGTCGAGGAAGTACTGGTGCTGGGCCACGGCATGTGCGGAGGCTGCAAGGCGGCGCTGACGCAATCGATGCACGGCGCCGAACCGGGTCGCGGCGGTTTCATCGCCGACTGGATCGAACTGCTCGACGACGCCCGCGACGAGGTTGCGCACGACCACGGGACCGAGGGGCGCGAAGCGGAACTTGCGATGGAGCAGGCCGCGGTCAAGGTATCGCTCGAAAATCTGCGCAGCTTCCCCTGCGTGCAGTCCAAGGAAGCAAAGGGCACGCTGAAGCTGCGCGGTGCCTTCTTCGCGATTTCCGACGGTATTCTCCATTGGCTGGATGAAGGTTCCGGTAAGTTCACTCCGGTCCGCTGA
- a CDS encoding ComF family protein, with product MTLRQVIAPLVDFAFPPRCPSCGEEVLGSVSDLDEGLCGSCWGKLRLPGQPACRLCQIPLSSDQLTTEGLCGPCRTDRPEHDGIAAATIYGPVSREVLLALKHAGRFALAGSMGRFMALRFAAAGLANPENPLVVPVPLHPSRLWKRGYNQSVLLGKSFAARMGWDFRPDVLRRRKRTPSLDGLDRMERRAVLEGAIEAVRSDAVAGRDIVLIDDVVTSGATSGACVEALRSAGAKRVIIACYARVGLSERHESIAEEPPE from the coding sequence ATGACATTGCGCCAAGTCATTGCGCCACTTGTGGATTTCGCGTTTCCGCCGCGTTGTCCTTCGTGCGGCGAGGAGGTTTTGGGTAGCGTCAGCGATCTGGACGAGGGGCTTTGCGGATCATGCTGGGGCAAGTTGCGGCTGCCTGGCCAGCCTGCCTGCAGGCTGTGCCAGATTCCCCTGTCGAGCGATCAGCTGACGACCGAGGGCCTGTGCGGGCCTTGCCGGACCGATCGGCCGGAGCATGACGGCATAGCGGCGGCAACGATCTACGGGCCGGTTTCTCGTGAGGTTCTGCTGGCGCTCAAGCATGCTGGCCGGTTTGCGCTGGCAGGATCGATGGGCCGGTTCATGGCTCTGCGCTTTGCAGCGGCAGGGCTGGCGAACCCCGAAAATCCGCTGGTGGTGCCGGTGCCGCTCCATCCCTCTCGCCTTTGGAAGCGGGGTTACAACCAGTCGGTGTTGCTGGGAAAATCCTTTGCCGCCCGGATGGGCTGGGATTTCCGCCCCGACGTGCTGCGCCGAAGGAAGCGCACCCCTTCGCTCGACGGGCTGGACAGGATGGAGCGGCGTGCCGTGCTGGAAGGCGCGATCGAAGCCGTTCGCAGTGACGCGGTGGCCGGGCGCGATATCGTGCTGATCGACGATGTGGTGACCAGCGGCGCAACCAGCGGCGCCTGCGTCGAGGCGCTGAGGTCTGCGGGCGCAAAGCGCGTCATCATCGCGTGCTATGCGCGGGTCGGTCTGAGCGAAAGGCATGAAAGCATTGCCGAAGAGCCGCCGGAGTGA
- a CDS encoding acyl-CoA dehydrogenase C-terminal domain-containing protein codes for MADYSAPLRDTLFNLNHVLKLGDRAGQPGFEALDADMIEPILTEAGKFASEVFAPLNASGDRQGCTRHDDGSVTVPDGFADAYRQMCEGGWTTLTAPETYGGQALPHAIGVAVEEFLSGANMSLAMYPGLTDGAIRALVARGSDEQKATYLARLTSGEWTGTMNLTEPHAGTDLGLLRTRAEPNGDGSYAVSGTKIFISCGEHDMASNIVHLVLARLPDAPKGSKGISMFIVPKFLPDENGESGERNRLSCGSIEEKMGIHGSCTCVMNYDGAKGWLIGGEHQGLAAMFIMMNAARLWVGLQGLGQAEVAYQNGASYALDRRQGRALTGPVEPGQSADLLVVHPDVRRLLMDARAKTEGLRALILWTGLLTDLSHHAATEEERTQADDLIQLLTPVVKAVGTDIGYDVSTQMQQVWGGHGYVAENGMEQFVRDARIAMIYEGANGIQAMDLVGRKLPMKGGRAIQSFFALVDGEIADAASDGAVREIAEALGKANGELKAAAMWLMQNAPENPDNAGSAAYAIMEILGLVAIGLMWLRMANAASAAIDAGEGDKSFMEAKLLCARHFAQSELPDAGALRRKLQAGAEVIMAMPAESFLRA; via the coding sequence ATGGCCGATTACAGCGCGCCGCTGCGCGATACCCTATTCAATCTGAACCACGTGCTGAAGCTGGGCGACCGCGCCGGCCAGCCCGGGTTCGAGGCGCTGGACGCCGACATGATCGAGCCGATCCTGACCGAGGCCGGGAAGTTCGCCTCGGAAGTTTTCGCGCCGCTCAATGCTTCGGGCGACCGGCAGGGCTGTACGCGGCATGACGATGGATCCGTTACCGTTCCGGACGGCTTTGCCGATGCCTACCGCCAGATGTGCGAAGGCGGGTGGACCACGCTGACCGCGCCCGAAACCTATGGCGGGCAGGCTTTGCCGCATGCCATCGGCGTGGCGGTGGAGGAATTCCTGTCGGGCGCCAACATGTCGCTTGCCATGTATCCGGGCCTGACCGATGGCGCGATCCGCGCCTTGGTCGCACGGGGCAGCGACGAGCAGAAGGCGACCTATCTGGCCAGGCTGACCTCGGGCGAATGGACCGGCACGATGAACCTGACCGAGCCGCATGCGGGCACCGATCTGGGTCTGCTGCGCACCCGCGCCGAACCCAACGGCGACGGCAGCTATGCGGTCAGCGGGACCAAGATCTTCATCTCCTGCGGCGAGCATGACATGGCGAGCAATATCGTTCATCTCGTCCTTGCCCGCCTGCCCGATGCGCCCAAGGGGTCGAAGGGCATTTCGATGTTCATTGTACCCAAGTTCCTGCCGGACGAAAATGGCGAGTCGGGGGAACGCAACAGACTGTCCTGCGGCTCGATCGAGGAGAAGATGGGCATCCACGGCAGCTGCACCTGCGTGATGAACTACGACGGCGCGAAGGGCTGGCTGATCGGCGGTGAGCACCAGGGGCTGGCGGCCATGTTCATCATGATGAATGCCGCGCGCCTGTGGGTCGGTCTGCAGGGCCTGGGCCAGGCCGAAGTCGCCTATCAGAACGGCGCTTCCTATGCGCTCGACCGGCGGCAGGGCAGGGCTCTCACCGGCCCGGTCGAACCGGGCCAGAGCGCCGATCTGCTGGTCGTGCACCCCGACGTGCGCCGCCTGCTGATGGATGCGCGCGCCAAGACCGAGGGGCTGCGCGCGCTGATCCTGTGGACCGGCCTGCTGACCGATCTGTCGCATCACGCCGCGACCGAGGAGGAGCGGACGCAGGCCGACGATCTGATCCAGTTGCTGACGCCCGTCGTCAAGGCGGTGGGCACCGATATCGGCTATGACGTATCGACCCAGATGCAGCAGGTGTGGGGCGGCCACGGCTATGTCGCCGAGAACGGGATGGAGCAATTCGTGCGCGATGCCCGCATCGCGATGATCTATGAAGGTGCGAACGGCATCCAGGCCATGGACCTGGTGGGCCGCAAGCTGCCGATGAAGGGCGGCCGGGCGATCCAGTCGTTCTTCGCGCTGGTCGATGGCGAGATTGCCGATGCCGCCAGCGACGGCGCGGTCCGCGAAATCGCCGAGGCGCTGGGCAAGGCGAATGGCGAGCTGAAGGCCGCGGCGATGTGGCTGATGCAGAACGCGCCCGAAAACCCCGACAATGCCGGCAGCGCGGCCTATGCGATCATGGAGATCCTGGGGCTGGTCGCCATCGGCCTGATGTGGCTGCGCATGGCGAATGCCGCTTCCGCCGCGATCGACGCAGGCGAGGGCGACAAGTCATTCATGGAAGCCAAGCTGCTGTGCGCGCGCCATTTCGCGCAGAGCGAACTGCCCGATGCAGGCGCGCTGCGCCGCAAGCTGCAGGCCGGGGCCGAGGTGATCATGGCCATGCCCGCCGAAAGCTTCCTGCGGGCCTGA
- a CDS encoding CinA family protein, producing the protein MDSNLPKELTDLADKVIAAHKEAGTTIAVAESCTGGLVCSALTEVPGSSKVLDRGFVTYSNAAKMEELAVPSDLIETFGAVSVAVAWSMATGALKNSGADVAVAITGIAGPDGGTDLKPVGTVVFARAKRDRQDSEEPSAELKHFDCKGRADVRLQAALCALELLLP; encoded by the coding sequence ATGGACAGCAACCTCCCCAAGGAACTGACCGATCTGGCCGACAAGGTCATCGCCGCCCACAAGGAGGCCGGCACGACCATCGCCGTGGCCGAAAGCTGCACCGGCGGGCTGGTGTGTTCGGCGCTGACCGAGGTTCCGGGTTCGTCCAAGGTGCTCGACCGCGGGTTCGTGACCTATTCGAACGCTGCCAAGATGGAAGAGCTGGCCGTGCCCAGCGATCTGATCGAGACCTTCGGCGCGGTGTCGGTGGCCGTTGCCTGGTCGATGGCGACGGGCGCGCTCAAGAATTCGGGGGCCGATGTCGCCGTGGCGATCACCGGCATCGCGGGACCCGATGGCGGAACGGATCTTAAGCCGGTCGGCACCGTCGTCTTCGCCCGCGCCAAGCGCGACCGGCAGGATAGCGAGGAGCCTTCAGCCGAGCTCAAGCATTTCGACTGCAAGGGCCGCGCGGACGTGCGCCTTCAGGCCGCGCTGTGCGCGCTGGAATTGCTTCTGCCGTAA
- a CDS encoding MFS transporter: MTVPAAPEPRHPLQIRDYRLFWVARFAGVIATLSMVVVLGWQVYDVARSDYGMSRSLAAFQLGLLGAAQFLPLFLLTPFAGFAADRFDRRWVAVAAMLLDIVIAAALGFATWSDNLTLPLLFLLAATHGTARVFFGPAMNALAPNIVPAWMIPRAIATNAIAWQFATVLGPAAGGMLYAVFPSFPYIVSVFLLALAALMVALIKPLRQPDIDRKLHPIRQVKDGLRFVWNDRFLLGAISLDLFAVLLGGVTALLPVFARDILQVGPIGLGWMRAAPAVGAGLVALWLAWKPMERNVGVKMLWAVAVYGLMTALFGISRELLASLAVLVVLGAADMISVFVRGSLVQLNTPDHMRGRVSSISGLAISASNELGELQSGVVAALIGATGAVVFGGVGAILVVVIWAYAYPELRNARTFAPAYRVKDDGKPAKEQEGAMT, encoded by the coding sequence ATGACTGTGCCTGCCGCGCCTGAACCGCGCCATCCGCTTCAGATTCGCGATTACCGTCTGTTCTGGGTAGCCCGTTTTGCGGGCGTGATCGCGACGCTGTCGATGGTCGTGGTGCTGGGCTGGCAGGTCTATGACGTGGCGCGCAGCGATTACGGGATGAGCCGGTCGCTTGCCGCCTTCCAGCTTGGCCTGCTGGGCGCGGCGCAGTTCCTGCCCCTGTTCCTGCTGACGCCGTTCGCGGGGTTCGCGGCGGATCGGTTCGACCGGCGCTGGGTCGCTGTCGCGGCGATGCTGCTGGATATCGTGATCGCAGCCGCACTGGGCTTTGCGACCTGGTCCGACAATCTCACCCTGCCGCTGCTGTTCCTTCTGGCGGCGACACATGGCACGGCGCGCGTCTTCTTCGGCCCGGCGATGAATGCGCTGGCGCCCAATATCGTGCCCGCCTGGATGATCCCGCGCGCCATCGCGACCAATGCCATCGCCTGGCAGTTCGCGACCGTGCTGGGGCCGGCGGCGGGCGGCATGCTCTATGCCGTCTTCCCCAGCTTTCCCTATATCGTGTCGGTCTTCCTGCTGGCGCTCGCCGCCCTGATGGTGGCGCTGATCAAGCCGCTGCGCCAGCCGGATATCGACCGCAAGCTGCATCCGATCCGGCAGGTGAAGGACGGGCTGCGCTTCGTGTGGAACGATCGCTTCCTGCTGGGCGCGATCTCGCTCGACCTGTTTGCGGTGCTGCTGGGCGGGGTGACGGCGCTGCTGCCGGTCTTTGCGCGCGACATCCTGCAGGTGGGACCGATCGGCCTGGGCTGGATGCGCGCAGCGCCCGCGGTGGGTGCGGGGCTGGTCGCGCTGTGGCTGGCGTGGAAACCGATGGAGCGCAATGTCGGGGTAAAGATGCTGTGGGCAGTGGCGGTCTATGGGCTGATGACCGCGCTGTTCGGCATCTCGCGCGAATTGCTGGCCAGCCTTGCCGTGCTGGTGGTGCTGGGCGCGGCGGACATGATCTCGGTCTTCGTGCGCGGGTCGCTGGTGCAGTTGAACACGCCGGATCACATGCGCGGGCGGGTGTCTTCCATCTCGGGCCTGGCCATCTCGGCCTCCAACGAGCTGGGCGAATTGCAATCGGGCGTCGTCGCCGCGCTGATCGGTGCGACCGGGGCAGTTGTTTTCGGCGGCGTCGGGGCAATATTGGTGGTCGTTATCTGGGCTTACGCCTATCCGGAACTCAGAAACGCCCGCACATTCGCGCCGGCCTATCGCGTCAAGGACGATGGGAAGCCCGCAAAAGAGCAGGAAGGAGCCATGACATGA
- the hisI gene encoding phosphoribosyl-AMP cyclohydrolase → MADCGADTTLAFEPRFDEAGLITAICVDDADGTVLMVAHMNEEALSLTRRTGLAHFWSRSRRSLWKKGESSGNMLSVSEILVDCDQDCLLVRVVPAGPACHTGRRSCFYRRVTDTGLEMVGD, encoded by the coding sequence ATGGCAGACTGCGGCGCCGACACCACCCTGGCATTCGAGCCGCGTTTCGACGAGGCCGGCCTGATCACCGCCATCTGCGTCGATGATGCCGATGGCACCGTGCTGATGGTCGCCCACATGAACGAGGAGGCCCTGTCGCTGACGCGCCGGACAGGTCTTGCCCATTTTTGGTCCCGCTCTCGCCGGTCGCTTTGGAAGAAAGGCGAAAGCTCGGGAAACATGCTGTCGGTCAGCGAGATCCTGGTCGATTGCGATCAGGATTGCCTCTTGGTGCGGGTGGTTCCTGCCGGGCCTGCCTGCCACACTGGCCGGCGTAGCTGCTTTTACCGCAGGGTGACCGACACCGGGCTGGAGATGGTCGGGGATTGA